Proteins from a genomic interval of Synergistota bacterium:
- a CDS encoding precorrin-3B C(17)-methyltransferase, translating into MGIGPSGRDHMTLKAEEAIKASNVIVGYRSYIDRIRDLLREDQEIHSYGMREEVKRARFAVEMAKGGKSVALVSSGDPGIYGMASLVLELAPIDIGVEIIPGVTAASAAASCLGAPISCDFAVLSLSDLLVPWERILRRARLLAEAGMTVVIYNPSSSGRKANLPCVFELFKQIRKRPFWIGVVSRAFLPGQKSYFFLSDDPPDGWLKDVDMLSVVFFCDENCIVRNGKLILPRGYKLGERG; encoded by the coding sequence GTGGGCATAGGTCCTTCAGGGAGAGATCATATGACTTTAAAAGCTGAAGAAGCTATAAAGGCTTCTAATGTAATTGTTGGGTACAGAAGTTATATAGATAGGATTAGGGACCTTCTCCGAGAGGATCAGGAGATTCACTCTTACGGGATGCGGGAAGAGGTAAAAAGGGCACGGTTTGCTGTTGAAATGGCTAAAGGTGGTAAAAGCGTTGCTCTTGTTTCCTCGGGCGATCCTGGAATCTATGGCATGGCTTCGCTTGTTTTGGAGCTCGCTCCAATAGATATCGGTGTAGAAATAATTCCCGGGGTGACTGCGGCGAGTGCGGCAGCTTCCTGTCTTGGAGCTCCTATCTCGTGCGATTTTGCGGTTTTAAGTCTGAGCGATCTCTTAGTGCCGTGGGAAAGAATATTGAGAAGGGCTCGTCTTTTGGCCGAAGCTGGGATGACGGTGGTCATTTATAATCCATCGAGCAGTGGAAGGAAGGCTAATTTACCATGTGTGTTTGAGCTTTTTAAGCAGATTAGAAAAAGGCCCTTTTGGATTGGCGTAGTGAGCAGAGCTTTCCTTCCAGGGCAAAAGAGCTACTTTTTCTTGAGCGATGATCCTCCTGATGGATGGCTAAAGGATGTTGATATGCTGAGCGTGGTGTTTTTCTGCGATGAGAATTGCATCGTTAGAAATGGAAAGCTGATACTGCCCCGGGGGTATAAACTTGGTGAAAGGGGGTGA